The genomic region TTCGAGGGCCTGCGGCACTTCGTCGAGCGCACGATGGACGCGGTGGAGCGGGACCATTTCCTCGCCCAGACGGTCAAGTCGCTTGCGCGGCACGCCCGCAACCTCAAGCTGCACCGGCCGCCCCGCGGGCTCAGCTTCAGCCTGCAGCAGCAGGCGGACAGCTACGAGCTGAGCTACCGGCTGGTCGCGTCCCTGCTGGCCAATGCGTTCTTTTCGACATTTCCAAAACGTACTGAAAAAACACACCCCACGTTACAAGACTTTAACTTTACACACTTTTTTAGAGGTTTAGTAGAGTAGGTTGATCGACCGTGCGCTTTTAACGCCCCCCAACCCCGAAGGAACACCGTGTTTTGCTAACCTGCTCCATCCTTCTGCCCTTTCTGCCCCGCCCGCGGCCCTTTTTTGCAGCAACGCCGTGCAGCGGGCCAAGTTCCGCAGCTTCCTGCACTACTTCGACTGGCTCGAGCGGAACCCGACGGTGCTGGAGGGCAGCCTGCGCATCTCGCGGAAGGTGATGACCGGCAAGCAGTGGCTCACGATCGAGGACTGGCTCGAATGCGAGCTTCCGCTGTGCGACGTCGAGATCCGGCACGAGGGCAAGCTGGACAAGGCCGACCCGGACACGATGCAGACGGTGTTCGCGAGTGCGCGGCTCGGGGGTGACGTCCTGGCCGACGGCGACTCGCAGGAGTCGATCCAATTCTGCACGTTCCCCGAGCTGCTCGCGGTGCTGCTGTACGTGGAGGCGCTCGAGGACAACGAGTCGCTGCAGATTGAGAACGTGCGCCATGTGTCGCGGATCGTGGATCCCCGGTGTAAGGGGCCGCTGCTGGAGAAGATCGCCGAACCGAAGCGGACGACCGTGTGCTGCATCGATGCGGAGAACTACCGGGCGTTGCCGTCGCAGCAGTTCGAGGAGGACGATATCTTGCGCGAGCTGAACAAGTGCCTGTTGGCGTTCCGCCAGAACACGACCTGCCCGGTGGTGGGCGATACGAAGGGAGCGGACAAGCGGACGGGGGCGGCGACAGCATCCGGTGCGGGCCTGAAGTTGGACCAGCTGGAGACGGTCTCAAGCAAGGGTCGGCTATCGCCCATCGGCGAGCGCGAACGGGAAGGCTCGACGCCGGGTTCGCCCGACGTCTATACGACGATCTTCATCCGGCAGGCGACGCCGAACTCGAAGCGCTCGAGCAGTGACTCGAACAAGCTCGAGAAGGACATCAACAAGCGCCGGTCGTGGCTGTCGCCGGAGCGGCCGAGTGCGCCCGGAAGCGGCGGCACGGTGTCGGTGTGCTCGGGATCCGGCGCCCGGCGGGGGAAGTTTATCATTCTGGGATCGTCGGGCGAGTGCCTGCCGGTCAGTCGGCATCCGCTGCGCATCCCCGACGGCTACCAGCAGCTGCCGGGCGGGACGCGGCCCGATTCGCTGTCGAGTTGCGGCTCGAGCCAGGACGAGTTTCACAGTGCGAAGGACAGcttcgacgaggacgacgaggatGGGTTGAGGGCGCACGCGTACGCCTCGGAGCTGGACACTCCCGAGCGGAGACTCGAGTTCGCCCGGAAGCTGCGAGCGGCGCTCGAGCAGGGTGGTACGAACGGGATCTCGGGCAGCACGGAGGACAGCAGCTACGCGGTGGGCATCAGTGTGGCGGGTTCGCAGACACGCGATCAGGACATCCGCGTGCGGCGAGGCGGTTCGTGTGGGTTCGTGCTCGACGGCTCCATGGACAGCAACTACTGCGACGACCTGCCGGACTGGAAGGAGCAGAGGACGACATCTGGGGGCCACGCGAACGGTGGTTCGCTGGAGCGGAAGCCCACCAACGAGTCGTCGCGGTACAGCTTCGACTCCGATCTCGGCTCGGAACTGGAGGAGGTGTACGAGAAGTTCGCCAAGTAACGAACCACCTTCCATACTGCCCACTATCTCGAGTTCTCTAACATACGGGACTTTCTTGTTCTCCCTAGATGGCTCGAGGATCCCATCAGCACGGATAAACCGAAGAAGCTGGACGCCCGCGACGAGGCCGTGCTCAAGTTTGCCAACTCGCTGCTCAAGCGAACGCTCAGCGAAAGCTTCGTCGGCATTCCGTTCACCGAGGAGTGCCTTACGAGCGGGAATGGAACCGCGGGCGACATGGGTGGCACGCGGTTGGCGGTGGGAGCTGGAGGTGGGACCGCCGGACTGGGACAGAAGGAAAAGATCCTGCTCCACGTACGATCGCTTTCGCTGGAGCTGGCGAAACACAAGCACAAACTGGCGGCTCAGCTGGTAAGTTCCGCTCGAAGAGTGTAGGTCACTCAGTACTCAGATTCCAGTAGTTCCGTAAATCTGGCGCAATCCGAGTGAGCTGGTGCTGTAGATTTTGGGAGAGATTTTGTAGAACCGGTTGAAACTAGGTTATATTTTGGTAATTCCCTTTGGGATTGCTGCCTGCTTTCTCGTAGAGTGGTGCTGTTGTAGTGTAGAACGCCCGCTTTGAGTGCCATTCCCACCTGGACCTTCGGGAGATTCTTGTATTCTTTCCAATAACTGTACGTAGGCCGTGTTGAATGCCATGGTTGCTATAGTTATCTCCTTACTTTgcaatcctttttttcttatttgatAAATGGATTTCGAACCAGTTTGAGTTTCTTtacttatattttatttttctcttctttatcCCAAAAAACCTTCCCGCATCTATTGGTTCACCCGCCCGAATCATCATCTGCTCATCCCTTCCTCCGATCGTATGCTTTGGaatgcgttgtgttttggttgcGATTTGGTTGCGATTTTCGATTGCGGTTAAACTTTGAACTTCCTGGAACCGGGCACAACAATACACATATATACACGCACGTACATACATACCCACCCACCCTCGATGTACCTGATTGCGGACGCGCTGGATGCAATTCCGGCAGCGCCACGACTATCTCGCCCTCGAACCGGCAAAGTTGTTCAAGTGTCCCAACATTCAGCTCACGCGAACCGACCATCGGAAATTGCTGCTCAAGCTGCGCTCGACGACCCGCAGCGGCTCGGGCTGCTCGGTGACGGACCCGGCCATCGGCACCGCGAGGCAACAGACTGCCGGTCCCAAGCTCGAACGCCAGTCGTCGCTGAAGACGAAACTTCTGCACTACAAACCGAACTGGTCTGTGTCCTACTATCAGGATATCAAGTGTGACGATGTGGTGCTGAAGGTAGCTATACAGAGCCGAGCGTTGTACTTTGTTGTGTGCCttccgtatgtgtgtgtatgtgtgtgccatCGCTGCATGTGTTAACGAAGCTTTTGCGTACGTTCTGTCAGCTGCTGGTGGTTCTCGTGGTTCCGTTGAGCCACTCAGGTAATCGTTGTtcaaacttttgtgcttacCTTCCACTGTCTTCCAGTTTGTTTCGTATTTAATCTCttcatcaacaaaaaaattcaatcttTCCTTCCGTATCTTTCACTTACCTTCTGTGTCTTCTCTTCTCTACTTTACTCTCCGTCGTGGACTCGTTGTTGAAAATAACTATTTCTTTTAATGATGCTACCTTCGGCAACACGTTTATGTTTCTCGCCTCTCGCAGATATCTCAACTTGCTCAAAAGCGGACGCTCAACGTCAACCTGCGGCCGGTGGCGACGGGCAACTGGGGGTGTGGTGGTACGCGCCGTGGTGACGTACAGCTCAAGATGGTGATCCAGTGGATGGCAGCCAGCGTAGCCGGTCTTCCATATCTCAGCTACTACACAGCGGGCAATGAAAAACTTTCGAAGGTATGAAGTTGGAAGTTTCGATACTCCTCAAGTGCTTTTGATAATCTCTTTCTAATTTCTTCTTCCTCAGCTCGATACGATTTGCCGAGTGCTAAAGGATCGCAAGTGGACAGTTGGGGAGCTGGCGGCAGCAACGCTCAGTCACGCCCGGGACATCCTGGAGGATCCATTCTACTACAACAACGATCGAAACTACTGCATGTTCTTCGAGAAGCTGATCGGACTGGAGAAGGCCCACTGAGCAGCGATCTTAGAAAAGTTAAAGAACATGCAACAGCTTGCGATCGCATAGCACTAGGGCGAAGGCAACTTATTGGAATGAGAAGGAACGTTGAAAACCAGAAAAGACAAATAATGGCATCTCCACGTGTAATGGAAGATGCTACACGTGAATCCCGTGAAGTGAAACTTCGAAagcaataaagaaaaacttttttataCTACGAAAGAGCAGCAAGGATGCAATGATTGGCAGGGATTTAGACAAAAACCAAATGGCAAGAGAAGGTAACAAAGGACCACGAATGAAGGAATCCTCTTTTAAAAGACGAAGCCTTATAAGAGGCTTGTAGTGACACCGGAGGGTTTTTGTACCGCAAACACTCACAAGTGGGCAAGTGATCATAAACCAGGAGTAAAAGTCAAACGTCTTCCTAAGAAACCGAACGTAGGATTTGCGATAGAGTGTAAGTTGTGGATATTAAAGTCCTTACTACATGAGTTATAGAGAATACATCAATAAAGTATCCAATAAAGGAACAGCAGTTAAAAAGATTGTTATCTTTTTGAAACTTAAAACCAAACGACACCGCAGCCATTAGTTGTGCGTGGCGAAAATTATcacaaggaaaaggaaaaaagatacGAAACTGCGTAGAAATCGATCAAAACCGTCAGTAGCTGCGttcagtaaaaaaatgaaatcaatttaGTTAGCTAGCCGGTAGAGAACCAATGCAATGACGCTTATTGTAGAACCAAATCTAtgtgaaaacagaaagacGATGGTTACATCGGAAAgcataataaaatgaaattaaaatttgagaTCAACGAGATTTATTGTGTCGTTCTAATGCTTTGGTAGGTACAACAAATGGATCGAAAAGTGTGGGTAGCTTttcgaaaaacaagaaaaatacatGGTATGGTGTAATACGCTGGCCAAAGCaaaattaataacatttttttgaaTGTAGTGACCAATAAACAAGTATTAAACAAGCAACTAAGTTGACACATTTTCTTGCTTGTAAATGGAATAATAATTTCTACTTTAACCATGTCTTCCCGATAGCATTTGGATACTTGCAGTTCTTTGCCACCCCTGAGAATAACAAATATTACCAAAGAAAGGAAACACTTTAAGTAAATTTCAGCCTGTTTCAGTAGTTTACGCGTTAAATCCACTTCTGTTTTTGGGCTTTCTTTTCAAGGCGTTCTCCAGTTTTAGTTGACTAACCGTTAAACGAACGCGATTTCAAACGTCGTTACAAAATGAAGCGCTTTGGCGGTGAGTAGCTGAGAATATTTCACTTCGCTTTTCGAAGCATTACCATTTAAAGCGGATCTTTCaggaatgaatgaatgtaTTTTCACAAAGTCTTTTTGAACTACACAAAATGCACATCAATGACGAAATCGTGGCGTAAATGGTCGattaaacaacattcaaataagAAATATTACAAGTGAAATATAACTCAGCTACTCACCGTCAGAGCGCGCTCAGTTTCAACGGAAATGAGAATTCGAAAAATACGTTttatatgctgcatggagcaTATATATGTGGGTACATGTAGTTTCTATGGCATAATTAGTTGATCTTTACTCTCTTTGATAcggaaaaaaattataatacaAGACTAGTAAATCATTGCACTTTTTGTCAatttcaaaaccaaaaaataatTCCGCGAATGTTGCTTGATGTCGGTTACGTATAATTCATTTCCACGGCAAAGACCGGTGCAGCTGTCATTCGTGTGTTCGCGTTCGGCTGGCGCTTTGGCGTTCATGCGGTTCCGTTCAGCATCCGTCCTGGGTGAACATTCGTTCGGATTGTTTTGGAGGAGCCGGCTtgtactctctctctctctctcacttcaTGAGGTCACCTGACCCGGCGTTACCACAAGGCACCGTTGTTTTGACGGGACGGACGTCGATGACGTACATGcgttcgtgcgtgcgtgctgTGCGCTGGCTGGCACTGGAATGATGCAACCCCGCCACATTGCAGCATCGGGGACTGTGCATCGACCCCTGGTGAACACTAACACACACCCCCCTCCGTTGGGAGGGTTGTATCCTTTGATTACGTTCATccgttcgctcgttcgttcgttcgttcgtgcgaGGTCGTTCTCGTTTGCTTGGCGTGTGGCGTGTTTGGCGGACCATTCCCTCATTCTACACACTGACACGAGGACGATTACGGTTACTAGCCGCACGACCAGCTCGCCATGGGGCGCTCGTGCATCCTTTGTGCAGTTTTCCGGAGCGTGCAGCGCGCAGAGGACTCGTTGAATACTAGCACCTTCGTGTGGCAGTGCGATTTACTTGCATTTTGGGCGGGCTCACTCTATGCAGCATGAAAAGCAAAGCAATAGTTGATGAGAATAAATTATACGATTAAAGAACGGTGTTTCgcttaaaaccttttgaaaaGAAGATCAAAGTGGCGAAAAAGTGATTTGTGAAAAGCAATACTGAAAGATGGCAATAAGTAATGCAAGGCATAAAGTAATGGTCTACAATAGTGTGAATTTACCATGCAATGTTTATCTGTCCACAACTTATGTTTTCCAAGCAGTAATATAAATTTGGAGCATGTAAAAGGAAGTTCTAAAACTTCTGAGCAATTACTGACACAATGTAGTGAACGTTTGGAATAAACTGTCCATCAGCTGACAGACTTCCATCCGGTAAGTTCCTTGTTCCTGCTACGCTTCTGCGGTAAAAACATCGTCATTCGTTTTGTGTCCGTTCGATTGGATCCTGTCCAAAGTGTCATCGTCGGAACGGTTTCTGGAAGCTTCTGGAAAATGTTCACCGCGGGGTCAAGCAGACGCATCCGTATCCGAAACGCTCTATCCTAGAAacctccccccttccccttGGTTTGCTCTTTCTCTCAAAGCATGTGTTCACGTGTCCCTGGTTGGCGGAATGCAAATAATTTTGGTGGGAAAATTGGTGTGAGAGAGTGCGTAGAGTTTTGCTGGGGTGAGCAATAACCGCTTCCGAAGTGGGATAATACCTTTGTTCTCAGTTTACATTCAGTTTGGCGCCTTCGGCGAGAAGAGAGCAGTCGGTCGAGACGCGCCATCCGGTCCAAGGTGAAAGGACCAAAGGCACCAAAATAAGGAAACGCAAAAAGCGCAGACTACTACGCATTAGGTTTATTGGAAACCGTGGTGAAAAAGTTCAACACATTCCGAGCGGTGGTTGACGCCATCGTTTCCGCGCGGGGTGTGTTTGGTGTGCGAGGCGAAGGGATGCGATATGTGTTTCCTTGAGCATGACCTTGAACTTTACCGCCCACCAACGGCGAAGGAACGACCGGATGAGCCACGTCTCGAAGGTGAACGGCTTGGGAAACCGCGCGGATCCTGCCTGGCTTGCGTGCAATTCGTTCATCGCTTGCATGCAGGAAGGTGAGCAGATTGTACGCAACTTTATCCTTTTCAAACAACTGTTCGTCCTCACCAGGCTTTGTGAAATAGGACGATGAGACTTCGTGAGCTCTCTCACCTACACAGGCACACTCTTGGTGTCGTTGAAcggtgggaaaaagggaaatgatTTTCCCTCGCTCCTGCTGCCGAAGCGTCGAAGTTTACCGAACCAGACGGCTTCACCAGTCGACCCGAGTGTCCTTCGTGCTGTGTtgtcctttatttttctcacaCACGACCGAACACTCCGACGACCGTTGGAAACCGTTCATTGAACGAAGTCGAACGTGAACGCGGGCTGGATAAAAACTCACATTAAAGCAGCACTTTCCATCGGCAGGGAGGCTT from Anopheles coustani chromosome 3, idAnoCousDA_361_x.2, whole genome shotgun sequence harbors:
- the LOC131258590 gene encoding uncharacterized protein LOC131258590 — protein: MALVMLPCDLPWWSNVQKKLTQIEESDSLDVVLEVMQKLHELCNVSLDPDEDGKDTTVFEGLRHFVERTMDAVERDHFLAQTVKSLARHARNLKLHRPPRGLSFSLQQQADSYELSYRLVASLLANAFFSTFPKRTEKTHPTLQDFNFTHFFRGLVDNAVQRAKFRSFLHYFDWLERNPTVLEGSLRISRKVMTGKQWLTIEDWLECELPLCDVEIRHEGKLDKADPDTMQTVFASARLGGDVLADGDSQESIQFCTFPELLAVLLYVEALEDNESLQIENVRHVSRIVDPRCKGPLLEKIAEPKRTTVCCIDAENYRALPSQQFEEDDILRELNKCLLAFRQNTTCPVVGDTKGADKRTGAATASGAGLKLDQLETVSSKGRLSPIGEREREGSTPGSPDVYTTIFIRQATPNSKRSSSDSNKLEKDINKRRSWLSPERPSAPGSGGTVSVCSGSGARRGKFIILGSSGECLPVSRHPLRIPDGYQQLPGGTRPDSLSSCGSSQDEFHSAKDSFDEDDEDGLRAHAYASELDTPERRLEFARKLRAALEQGGTNGISGSTEDSSYAVGISVAGSQTRDQDIRVRRGGSCGFVLDGSMDSNYCDDLPDWKEQRTTSGGHANGGSLERKPTNESSRYSFDSDLGSELEEVYEKFAKWLEDPISTDKPKKLDARDEAVLKFANSLLKRTLSESFVGIPFTEECLTSGNGTAGDMGGTRLAVGAGGGTAGLGQKEKILLHVRSLSLELAKHKHKLAAQLRHDYLALEPAKLFKCPNIQLTRTDHRKLLLKLRSTTRSGSGCSVTDPAIGTARQQTAGPKLERQSSLKTKLLHYKPNWSVSYYQDIKCDDVVLKISQLAQKRTLNVNLRPVATGNWGCGGTRRGDVQLKMVIQWMAASVAGLPYLSYYTAGNEKLSKLDTICRVLKDRKWTVGELAAATLSHARDILEDPFYYNNDRNYCMFFEKLIGLEKAH